In one Diprion similis isolate iyDipSimi1 chromosome 6, iyDipSimi1.1, whole genome shotgun sequence genomic region, the following are encoded:
- the LOC124407576 gene encoding protein crumbs-like isoform X1 has product MRVLAAVAVFTSLLVTTFEAPQDAIGYDTDDNYREAYFNGSAYLRLASTVSVHRQTGLSFRTCDGGRLFIQHFGPDFISLEVTPEGLLFLASVNQQRYEAKLNAKLLNNAWHYVNLLFRLGNFTLSAAGHTQVIANATYNSGILSLPDFNDNEPLIIGEGFKGCILQGPGILFRRNYTVNSGALFGTCPLESAGCGPLSVGGLATVTVSTSDFCDHEPCMMHGTCVSRQDRYECHCFARYSGNNCQVDNGPPCDSNPCQNGGSCTEDSRGNYSCTCIPGFTGTLCDSQLGVSLCERNPCENDGTCYNVADGEYKCECSSGWTGKNCEININECASNPCKHGGTCIDSINNYTCRCDRTGYRGINCEINIDECLNNPCLNNGECFDNYGGYICQCPMGFEGQNCELNLNECLSNPCTNGGNCIDEVGTYHCNCLSGYTGRHCELHGLCENAACPSNSICIPDNHGPQCVCNPGFMGIPPNCTVNFCANNPCLNGGTCTSNQDGFNCTCPIEWMGSSCTELVSDQCSACLNGGTCIETAHGIVCQCPRFWTGLQCELQITCRDMPCKQASACHDYSGGYYCSCEPGWTGPECSIDLDECASDPCRNGATCIDQLNSYYCQCLSGYTGKNCHIDIDECLSQPCQNGGKCINKINGYSCNCTRDFVGDNCDREYDACAINPCVNNGTCTLVARSRTDYDCKCPPGFIGKICDIDIDECTGAICPDDRVCVDAIDGYECRCRDGYRGPNCTLIVDHCALKPCNNGSCIDLSDNYECECNKGYTGTACDQDVDECLMYGNSLCNNGICVNTNGSYDCFCRPGFSGDHCEMEIDECLCGPCKNNATCIDRINAFECSCQQGYAGKTCDIDVDECLSNPCINGATCVDNIAFYSCICSLGFIGNNCEINIDDCQSSPCLNYGECIDGINNYTCNCTDTGFEGPNCEFNIDDCQSGPCMNGAKCVDGILSYNCQCYEGYTGLNCEKDVDECESSPCQFNGTCLERSNRELYKSNASTLPAIFTRNFSYENASGYECICVSGVIGKNCEININECESNPCVSGTCMDRIGGYKCDCDYGFEGTHCQTDIDECKKYTPCVNGTCLDGKADYSCLCVSGFGGKNCSVPLIGCQGNACQNGGTCWPYLVDETEHRFNCTCPNGFHGEMCDIVTTMSLQGSSYVLVNTTRDEGYDIQFRFRTTLPNGLIAMGKGSTFYILELVNGKLNLHSSILNRWEGVFIGTGLNNSQWQKVFVAINTTHIVLSANEEQTIYPINLNEGNASHTSFPTTYIGGTLSYLSRLTHGPSFFIGCTEDVIINGEWIYTGLQSSSVQMVDVESGCHRTEQCLPNPCKNGGHCTDRWRDFSCMCERPYLGHTCQYNMTAATFGYGNITDGYVTVKVNDLARRAIRSIVDISMFIRTRQDTGDIFYLGSESSAQFDGKQEKPYIRALLEHGELLVQIQFNGSEAYTVGGVKLNQGNYHLIQVVRNVTLVQVKINGSEYFRKTIGATGQSNVTVLYLGGLPRQAPRSSRQADNRQTDIQQTPQSNFKGIIQDVQISNGSQTMVVEFYPLKAKDIPTPIEFGTVVLDREKVLEGVVSDPVCNSNPCYHNGTCHVTWNDFWCQCPRGYTGKMCQEMEFCQLQDCPTGSRCQNLDDGYECVANATFNGSNDVFTYTYKQSEDQNVTESTTDTIEITYRSRTGGVLMHIAPKSGNQNFVVSVFRDNITISWRLDYNNHGTLSFGKNEPDGNWTSIVIKLNNDSIESGYANSNDETIPHSSPNFSFSMWYELLSTGTVTLGGLGGELSDRNGYVTFGTNSTYSGGNTVDGNSVEYPQHMMTTITPPHSLVLGDAFKGCLGEVRIGAMLLHYFTYDEVYQNANFTPTEYLSLQVVGNLSNYENIGCRLCFESDCKNDGHCLDEANSYICDCLPGYAEDDCSVDIDECIDNKCKHGSMCMDKIANYTCECTSGWQGWLCDEDINECVSVTTCQHDGVCVNLPGSFRCECPDQFTGNLCEEVRIITCEDHKCKNGSTCTDIVNAKTGNNFTCTCMPGFEGQFCDTPYCMPNKCQHGGRCDYLYQTPQCTCVAGYTGMYCETDIDDCAADINGNVPCKNGGKCLDEVNNFKCDCSPTGFNGSDCSIDIDECAQMPVNCENGHCENLPGSYQCSCIPGYCGRNCEVLDPCIQKPCQNEGTCTCLDDSGYICHCTSDYNGHNCTEPKLTLGSQALDIAVIVGPIVGCLLLIGAGSLIALFMMARKKRATRGTYSPSAQEFSNPRVEMDNVMKPPPEERLI; this is encoded by the exons TTTTTACCAGTTTGCTGGTAACTACCTTCGAGGCACCCCAGGACGCCATCGGTTATGACACTGACGATAATTACCGAGAAGCGTACTTCAATGGTTCGGCATATCTGAGGCTTGCATCAACTGTATCTGTACATCGGCAAACCGGACTCAGTTTTCGAACTTGCGACGGCGGAAGGTTATTCATACAACACTTTGGCCCTGACTTCATAAGCCTGGAAGTTACTCCAGAGGGTCTGCTGTTTTTGGCGTCTGTTAATCAGCAACGATACGAAGCAAAGTTGAATGCTAAATTGTTGAACAATGCCTGGCATTACGTGAATTTGTTGTTTCGGCTCGGAAACTTCACCCTCAGCGCTGCCGGACATACACAG GTGATCGCTAATGCCACTTACAACTCGGGTATTCTCAGTCTGCCAGACTTCAACGATAACGAACCCCTCATAATCGGTGAGGGTTTTAAAGGATGCATATTACAAGGACCTGGAATATTATTCAGACGAAATTACACTGTTAATAGTGGGGCTCTATTTGGAACGTGTCCCTTGGAATCTGCAGGCT GTGGTCCACTAAGCGTCGGTGGCCTAGCGACAGTGACTGTTTCCACATCAGACTTCTGTGACCACGAACCATGCATGATGCATGGAACCTGCGTCTCTCGACAAGATCGCTATGAGTGCCATTGTTTCGCCCGGTACTCTGGTAACAACTGTCAAGTCGATAATG GTCCGCCATGTGACAGTAATCCCTGCCAAAATGGTGGATCATGTACTGAAGATTCCAGAGGTAATTATAGTTGCACCTGCATCCCAGGATTCACTGGAACTCTTTGTGACTCGCAGCTCGGAGTGAGCTTGTGCGAACGTAATCCATGCGAAAATGATGGAACCTGTTACAATGTAGCGGACGGTGAATACAAGTGTGAATGTAGCTCTGGCTGGACagggaaaaattgtgaaattaatATCAACGAATGTGCATCGAATCCTTGCAAACATGGAGGTACATGCATTGACAGCATTAATAATTACACCTGTCGATGCGATAGAACAGG ATATCGAGGTATCAACTGTGAAATCAACATCGATGAATGCCTGAATAACCCTTGTCTAAATAACGGCGAGTGCTTTGATAATTATGGTGGATACATATGCCAATGTCCCATGGGTTTCGAGGGCCAAAATtgtgaattaaatttgaacGAATGTCTGTCCAACCCTTGTACCAATGGAGGCAATTGCATCGATGAAGTTGGCACTTATCATTGTAACTGTTTGTCCGGATATACTGGTAGACACTGTGAATTACACGGTCTTTGTGAAAACGCAGCTTGTCCATCCAACAGTATTTGTATACCCGACAATCACGGACCGCAGTGTGTATGCAATCCTGGATTTATGGGGATTCCACCAAATTGCACGGTTAATTTCTGCGCGAACAATCCATGTTTAAACGGAGGTACCTGTACAAGTAATCAGGATGGATTCAATTGTACATGCCCCATTGAGTGGATGG GATCATCATGTACAGAACTTGTTTCTGATCAGTGTTCGGCATGTCTGAATGGGGGCACCTGCATTGAAACCGCTCATGGCATTGTTTGTCAATGTCCTAGATTTTGGACAGGACTTCAATGTGAACTACAAATCACCTGTAGAGACATGCCTTGCAAACAAGCATCTGCTTGCCATGATTAT TCAGGAGGCTACTACTGCAGTTGTGAACCTGGATGGACTGGGCCCGAGTGCTCAATTGATTTGGACGAATGTGCGAGTGACCCTTGTCGTAATGGTGCGACTTGCATTGACCAGTTAAATAGTTACTACTGTCAGTGCCTCTCTGGCTATACtg GTAAAAACTGCCATATTGACATTGACGAGTGTCTTTCGCAACCTTGCCAAAACGGAGGCAAATGCATCAACAAAATTAATGGCTACTCTTGCAATTGTACTCGCGATTTTGTGGGAGATAATTGCGACCGAGAATATGATGCTTGTGCAATTAATCCCTGTGTGAATAATGGTACTTGTACCCTTGTGGCAAGGTCAAGAACAGATTATGACTGCAAGTGCCCCCCAGGATTCATAGGGAAGATTTGCGATATTGATATTGACGAGTGCACTGGTGCAATATGTCCAGATGACAGGGTCTGTGTTGATGCAATAGATGGTTATGAATGTAGATGCAGAGATGGCTATAGAGGCCCAAACTGTACTTTAATTGTTGATCACTGTGCACTTAAACCATGCAACAATGGTTCATGCATTGATTTAAGTGACAATTACGAGTGTGAATGCAATAAAGGATACACAG GTACAGCCTGCGATCAAGATGTGGATGAGTGTTTGATGTACGGGAACTCCTTGTGCAACAACGGAATTTGTGTAAATACAAATGGAAGTTACGATTGCTTCTGCAGACCAGGTTTCTCAGGAGATCATTGTGAGATGGAAATTGATGAATGTTTATGTGGTCCatgtaaaaataatgcaaCGTGCATTGACCGAATAAATGCATTCGAATGTAGTTGTCAGCAAGGTTATGCTGGCAAAACTTGCGATATAGATGTGGACGAGTGCTTAAGCAATCCTTGCATAAATGGTGCAACTTGTGTAGATAATATTGCATTTTACTCTTGCATATGCTCACTCGGTTTTATTGGAAataattgtgaaataaatattgatgaCTGCCAGTCGTCACCTTGCCTAAATTACGGTGAATGTATTGATGGTATTAATAATTACACCTGTAATTGCACTGATACTGGATTTGAGGGTCCAAATTGCGAGTTCAATATCGACGATTGCCAGTCAGGTCCATGTATGAACGGAGCCAAATGTGTAGATGGTATCCTATCATACAACTGTCAATGTTACGAGGGATACACAGGACTAAATTGTGAAAAAGATGTTGATGAATGCGAAAGTTCGCCTTGCCAGTTTAATGGTACCTGCCTTGAAAGATCAAACCGGGAACTGTATAAGAGTAACGCATCAACTTTACCAGCAATATTCACAAGAAACTTCAGCTATGAGAATGCTAGCGG ttaCGAATGCATTTGCGTATCGGGTGTAATAGGTAAAAACtgtgaaataaatatcaacgaaTGCGAAAGTAACCCCTGCGTGAGCGGTACATGCATGGACAGAATCGGTGGATATAAGTGCGACTGTGATTATGGTTTTGAGGGTACACATTGCCAAACTGACATCGACGAATGCAAAAAGTATACACCATGCGTAAATGGTACGTGTTTAGATGGAAAAGCGGACTATTCTTGTCTATGTGTCTCTGGATTCGGTGGAAAAAACTGTTCGGTACCATTGATTGGTTGCCAAGGCAATGCATGCCAAAACGGTGGAACATGTTGGCCATACTTGGTCGATGAAACAGAACATAGGTTCAACTGCACGTGTCCTAATGGATTTCATGGGGAAATGTGTGATATT GTAACAACTATGTCATTGCAAGGAAGTTCTTATGTACTGGTAAACACAACCAGAGATGAAGGATATGACATACAATTTCGATTTCGAACAACGCTACCTAATGGTTTAATAGCTATGGGTAAAGGTTCCACATTTTACATACTGGAATTAGTTAACGGCAAGTTAAATTTGCATTCCAGTATACTGAACAGGTGGGAGGGTGTTTTCATTGGTACTGGTCTTAATAATTCTCAGTGGCAAAAAGTATTTGTTGCTATCAACACCACGCATATAGTTCTATCTGCCAATGAAGAACAAACGATTTATCCAATCAATCTGAATGAAGGAAATGCTAGCCACACATCCTTTCCAACTACTTACATTGGTGGCACATTATCTTATCTGAGCAGATTGACTCATGGGCCATCATTTTTCATTGGCTGTACCGAAGATGTTATCATAAATGGAGAATGG ATATACACTGGGCTGCAATCTAGTTCTGTTCAGATGGTAGACGTAGAATCAGGTTGCCACCGCACAGAGCAATGTTTACCAAATCCATGTAAAAATGGTGGTCACTGCACGGATAGATGGCGAGATTTTTCCTGCATGTGTGAGCGCCCGTATCTTGGTCACACCTGTCAGTATAATATGACGGCTGCCACTTTTGGATATGGAAACATCACTGATGGTTATGTTACAGTAAAAGTAAATGATTTGGCAAGACGTGCAATCAGATCAATTGTAGACATATCAATGTTCATTAGAACTCGACAAGATACAggtgatatattttatttgggTTCTGAATCGAGTGCCCAATTTGATGGTAAACAGGAGAAACCTTACATTCGTGCTCTGCTAGAACATGGAGAATTACTGGTACAAATACAGTTCAATGGATCAGAAGCATACACTGTTGGTGGTGTTAAACTAAACCAGGGAAATTATCATCTGATACAAGTTGTTAGGAATGTGACTTTAGTACAAGTTAAAATAAACGGAAGTGAATATTTCCGAAAAACGATCGGTGCTACAGGACAATCAAATGTAACAGTTTTGTACTTAGGCGGTTTGCCTCGTCAGGCGCCTAGATCTAGTAGACAGGCAGACAATCGACAAACAGACATACAACAAACACCTCAGAGCAATTTCAAAGGCATAATACAAGATGTGCAAATATCAAACGGTTCTCAAACTATGGTAGTTGAATTTTATCCACTAAAGGCAAAAGACATACCTACACCAATTGAATTTGGCACGGTCGTACTCgacagagaaaaagttttggagGGTGTTGTCTCTGATCCGGTTTGCAATAGTAATCCATGTTATCACAATGGAACATGCCATGTTACGTGGAATGACTTTTGGTGTCAGTGTCCGAGAGGATACACGGGTAAGATGTGCCAAGAAATGGAATTTTGTCAGCTGCAGGACTGTCCAACTGGATCAAGGTGTCAGAATTTAGATGATGGATATGAATGTGTAGCAAATGCTACTTTTAATGGCAGTAACGACGTATTTACTTACACATATAAACAATCTGAAGATCAAAATGTAACTGAATCGACAACAGACACTATTGAAATTACATACCGATCACGTACCGGTGGCGTATTGATGCATATAGCACCGAAGAGTGGAAATCAGAATTTTGTAGTGTCTGTTTTCAGAGACAATATCACAATCTCGTGGAGATTAGATTATAATAATCATGGAACTTTATCctttggaaaaaatgagcCAGATGGAAACTGGACGTCTATTGTGATCAAGTTGAACAATGATTCAATTGAGTCTGGATATGCAAATTCAAACGATGAAACAATACCACATTCAAGTCCAAATTTTAGTTTCTCTATGTGGTATGAGCTGCTGTCTACGGGAACAGTGACGCTGGGTGGTCTCGGTGGTGAATTATCAGACAGAAATGGTTATGTAACCTTCGGGACAAACAGTACCTACAGTGGTGGAAATACTGTTGATGGAAATTCCGTTGAATACCCTCAGCACATGATGACTACTATAACTCCACCACACAGTCTTGTGTTAG gtGATGCCTTCAAGGGTTGTCTAGGTGAAGTGAGAATTGGTGCTATGCTCTTGCACTACTTTACTTATGACGAAGTGTATCAGAATGCCAATTTCACACCAACGGAATACCTTTCTCTACAAGTCGTAGGCAATCTGTccaattatgaaaatattggatgtcgtctgtgttttgaaAGTGATTGTAAAAACGACGGTCACTGCTTAGACGAAGCCAACAGTTACATTTGTGACTGTCTGCCTGGCTATGCAGAAGATGATTGCTCAGTAGATATCGATGAATGTATAGATAACAAATGTAAACATGGATCTATGTGCATGGATAAGATAGCAAACTATACTTGTGAATGCACTAGCGGGTGGCAGGGCTGGCT TTGTGACGAAGATATCAATGAGTGTGTAAGTGTTACTACTTGTCAGCATGATGGTGTTTGCGTGAATCTCCCTGGGTCATTCCGTTGCGAATGTCCGGATCAATTTACAGGCAATTTATGTGAGGAAGTGAGAATAATTACATGTGAGGACCACAAGTGCAAAAATGGTTCTACTTGTACGGATATAGTTAATGCGAAAACTGGTAATAACTTCACGTGCACATGTATGCCAGGCTTTGAAGGACAATTCTGCGACACCCCATATTGCATGCCCAATAAGTGCCAGCATGGCGGAAGATGTGATTATCTCTATCAG ACTCCACAATGTACATGTGTTGCTGGCTACACTGGAATGTACTGTGAAACGGATATAGATGATTGCGCTGCTGATATTAACGGAAATGTTCCGTGCAAAAATGGAGGGAAATGTTTGGATGAGGTGAACAATTTCAAGTGTGATTGTTCTCCTACGGGCTTTAACGGCTCTGACTGTTCAATAGACATTGACGAATGTGCACAGATGCCGGTGAATTGTGAAAATGGTCACTGTGAAAATTTACCAGGAAGTTATCAATGCAGCTGTATCCCAGGTTATTGTGGTAGAAACTGTGAAGTTTTAGATCCGTGTATTCAG AAACCATGCCAAAACGAAGGAACATGCACGTGTCTTGATGATTCTGGTTATATTTGTCACTGCACCTCAGATTACAATGGTCATAATTGTACAGAG ccaaaactCACTTTGGGCAGTCAAGCACTGGATATTGCTGTCATAGTTGGTCCCATTGTGGGTTGTTTACTTCTAATTGGTGCAGGATCATTAATAGCCCTTTTTATGATGGCTCGGAAAAAACGGGCAACTCGCGGTACATATAGCCCCAGTGCTCAAGAATTCAGTAATCCCAGAGTAGAGATGGACAATGTGATGAAACCTCCGCCGGAAGAGAGATTGATCTAG